In Halarcobacter bivalviorum, a genomic segment contains:
- the rarD gene encoding EamA family transporter RarD encodes MSESRLGQIYAILAFLFWGGIAPIYFKQVANVDAFEVLIYRVLFSCLTLLPFFLFRKELQALIVAIKDFRTIKYLFFSTFVISINWLTFIWAIANDRILEASLGYYINPLVNVGLGFLIFNERMTRNQYLAIFIGLLAVAYQLFALGYLPLVSLILAFSFGFYGMLRKKVNVGSIVGLFIEVIILLPFALAYLFYLYQYEVVAFFESSSFYTSFMLALSGLVTVIPLLLFNGATTRMKLTTIGFFQYIGPTVAFFVAIFIYKEEFNFDKLVTFILIWIALFVFSLGTINKLRKGVNR; translated from the coding sequence TTGAGTGAGAGTCGATTAGGGCAGATTTATGCCATTTTAGCATTTTTATTTTGGGGTGGAATAGCTCCTATCTATTTTAAACAAGTGGCAAATGTAGATGCTTTCGAAGTACTTATTTATAGGGTACTTTTTTCTTGTTTGACATTACTTCCTTTTTTTCTTTTTAGAAAAGAGTTACAAGCTTTAATTGTGGCAATTAAAGATTTTAGGACAATAAAATATCTCTTTTTCTCAACTTTTGTAATCTCTATAAACTGGTTAACTTTTATTTGGGCAATTGCAAATGATAGAATATTAGAAGCCTCTTTAGGATATTACATAAATCCTTTGGTAAATGTAGGCTTAGGTTTTTTAATTTTTAATGAAAGAATGACAAGAAATCAATATCTTGCAATTTTTATTGGATTACTTGCAGTTGCATATCAACTTTTTGCTTTAGGTTATTTACCTCTTGTATCTTTGATATTGGCTTTCTCTTTTGGTTTTTACGGAATGCTTAGAAAAAAGGTAAATGTAGGCTCTATTGTGGGGCTTTTTATTGAAGTTATCATCTTATTGCCTTTTGCTTTAGCTTATTTATTTTATCTATACCAATATGAAGTGGTAGCCTTTTTTGAATCAAGCTCTTTTTATACTTCTTTTATGCTTGCTCTTAGTGGGTTAGTTACCGTTATTCCTCTTTTACTTTTTAATGGAGCTACTACAAGAATGAAACTTACTACAATAGGCTTTTTCCAATATATAGGACCTACAGTAGCTTTTTTTGTGGCAATTTTTATTTATAAGGAAGAGTTTAACTTTGATAAACTAGTAACCTTTATACTTATTTGGATTGCTCTTTTTGTGTTCTCTTTAGGTACAATAAATAAATTAAGAAAAGGTGTAAATAGATAA
- a CDS encoding thioredoxin family protein — protein sequence MKIEILGTGCTKCEALLQNVKQAVADEKIFAQIEKVDDPIKIMEYQVLSTPALVVNKVVKSSGKLLNKEEVKEFLK from the coding sequence ATGAAAATTGAAATTTTAGGTACAGGTTGTACAAAGTGTGAAGCATTACTTCAAAATGTAAAACAAGCAGTTGCAGATGAAAAAATATTTGCACAAATAGAAAAAGTAGATGACCCAATTAAAATTATGGAATACCAAGTTTTATCAACACCAGCATTAGTTGTAAATAAAGTTGTAAAAAGCAGTGGGAAACTACTAAATAAAGAAGAAGTAAAAGAGTTTTTAAAATAG